Below is a genomic region from Periplaneta americana isolate PAMFEO1 chromosome 7, P.americana_PAMFEO1_priV1, whole genome shotgun sequence.
GGGGGGAGGGAACTTTACATGGCCAGTaccttctattctattttccttgtttcaactgatcacaactaaccacacacacggactgaagctctgaaactgcatggacagcttgcctgaggactgaagaagaaaatgcgcatgcgcaaaataaagattgcagcgatgcgatggctttaattgaaaatgaaacttactttaagaacactcCTCGTATTAGGATGCTGTATCACAGAAGGCATTTAGACCTACACTATATCTGACATGTATGTGCACTGGATTCAAATATAGCAAACAGTTTTACATTTAGGACTTCCTGAAACATTATTTGAAGTCACATTATCACTCTCAAGATTCCGAAAGACACATTTTCTCGAAATCCCGGAGTTACACTAGAATTACTTTAGATAACTGGGTACACGTGATAGAAAAAAGATAGTATTTGTTTAACAATTTGGGAGACATACTCAAAACTTGAATGCAATAGATTACTTTCCATCaattcatgattttattttaGATCTACTTTAACTTTCAAACGAGATTGTGCATACGAATTTTTATGTACTGTATCTGGGTATTCCATCATGTCTTGCAACTTagcatttccaacgtttcggaactatttACAGGTTCCAATTCCAATCATCAGGCCGGAAAGGTAACACCAGGAAGGGTTGCCTACTCTGTTGGCCTCAACATGCCAGGCAGGCTCGGTCATCTGGATTAGCCTGCGTAACAAACCCAACAGACTAGATAACCTCACCTGTCTTGATCATAGAAACTGTAAGTAGTTCCGAAactttggaaatgtcaagttccaggacacaatGAAATACTCAAGAACCTAAATCTGAGATTATGGGTGTTTCATAATGTAAGTTACTGCTAAATAATTTATTGTCTGCAGAAAGCAATGAGAAGCTACAGCATTTACCTTTCCAAACAAAAAACTGAGAAGGTGGGAAATAGggaaggttggagaatgctgggttagcAGTGAAAGATGTGCCCTTacgcagaacactatgaatgaatgaatgttattgTTGCATCCAAGTATGTGTGCATAAGTTATACTGTTACAGTATCAGTGGCTTTAACATCGATAACTGAAAATTCTCtagatatttcaatattaaaatatcgATTTTATGCTCCATACTTTCAACAAATAAATATCGGTGCATAGATGGATAATTACAAACATCTGAACTATATTTTAGTGTTGCAAATTGAGCACTGTAATATGATTGAAAACTGTACCAATTACGATAGGGGAGTAAGACAAAATCCCTTTCAGAATAATACAACAAACATCTTTTGATTGCTGGCAGTTTATTTCTTTTCGCATCCATAGTCTGCTTTCTGGCCAAATCAATTGCACTCTCGCCCCACTTATTACAAACTGTGAAGTCCGCACCACATTCCTCCAACAAAATtcgaacaatttcaaaatttctacTTTCAACAGCCAGTTGAAGTGGAGTTTCTCCACGCTTATTCTGGGAATTTACATCAGCTCCAGAATTCAAGAGCCTGAGAACAAGATCGAAGTTGCCATAATAAACAGCATCTAGCAACATGCTGTCCAAATCTTTATATCCAGTGATACAGCCGCAGCTTGGGTTTACATGTTGGCAGGATGTTGCAAGGTGAATATCATCGAGATTAAAATCAtaagactgaaacatttcaccCAGCACTATATTATTGCCAACACGATCCGCATACTGAATGGGAGTGAATCCAAACACTTGGTCAACTGCAGTAAGAGAGACATCATAAGACAGAAAAATGCCCATGAGTGTACACGAAGGCAATGGCGAAACAGAATCAAACGAATAACTTTCATATATACTGGAGATATGTAAAGCAGTTCTACCACCTGCATCCACTTTGTTTATATCAGTTGAAGCAACAGAAAGAATGCCTTCAGCATTTCGATTCAGAATGTGCTGGATTAATGGACAGTTCTCGCTCAGTATTCTGTCGAACATTTCTCGGAAAACCTCATTGGTATCAGAAAAATATACCACCTCCAGAACATGTCCATTGTCATGATAATTTTCCGAAAACCAGATGGCTGCAAAATATTCTGCTAAAGTCCTATGCACAAAATGCGGCTTTCCTGCTATCACTTGTACCACAACTCCCCTCTTCTCCTTCCCTTCCTCGATTCGTTTTAAGAACGCTGCCATCTTAGACACTAATTCCTTATTGTGCAGCTCATGCAGGAGGTTTGCTGGTACCAAGGCTGCAACACCTGAAAACTTGTGATTCTCCATGAACAGTTCCTTCAGTATCTCGTTATCATCTATAGTTGCAGATGTCTTCGTCTCCTCTTCCTTTTTTTCGTTGCAATATATGTTAAGTTTCTTTTCAACAAATTTTCGATATAAATCAATAATATCGAATTCATTAGAAATGTACATACCAACATCATTCATGGAGACAACCAGATTAGATTCAAAGACTACAGCGAGGAGAGTTATGTGCAATGGCACTGACCAAAAATCATGAGATACTTTAGATGATGTACTGCTCAGGATCCTTTCACAAAAATATTCCAGTTTTTCAAGACTATCTCCACCATTAAAGCTTCTCATGCCAATGTCCCTGATAGCTTTAATCTCCTCCTCTGACAGTTCCGAAAAAAGCTTGCGTATTTTCGAAGGGTTAGCACAATGTGCCCAATGAGCTTGTAGAAGTTCTTTCTGTTCTGTTCTCAATAGAGGGTTTAAAATGAATGAACTAACATCAAGTAACGATTCCAGCATCTCTTGCACTACAGGACGAAATGCCACACACAGCTTCCCAACCTTGGATTTACTTACTGCTTCAATTAAATTCAACGTTTTTGTTGTAAAAGTTGGATTTATCTCATCAAATGCGTCGAATAGGACGGCACATTTGCCAGATCTGTGAAAGGAATGCCAAAATATTTTCCGCTCAAAGTCGGAATTATGTTTCTTCCCTGCCACTTTCCACAGGAATTCCAACGCCTGTTCAAGGCTACAAACACTCTCACTCAGTTCATTAAGTGCAGCAGAATGTTCATTCAATTTAACTCTCACTACCCAGAACGTGGGATATGTCTCCTTACTCTGAAGAGAGATTTGTTCTATAAAAGTAGTCTTACCCACTCCAGGATCTgctgatattaatattattctgtCTTGCAGACACCAGAGTGAAGCAGGAATTGAGAAGGGACTGCTTGTAGCTAGGTGAGGCCTTATTCctctcttaatataataatatgaagGCTTTTTCAGAGCCTTTCCTACTTCTACACAATGTACTCCTTCCAGTAAATTCAATACTATTTCAGCATTTACCGTGCTTAAGAGTTCCACATCATTCTCTGTCACGTTTTTGAGCAGAACTTCATAACCCTGAAATATAATCCTTCTCTCAAGAAGAACTCTTTGCGTTGTCTCATTCATTTGCATATAACCACAGGTATCGAAGTGAACACATTTCGCGTCAGGAATAACACTGCTTGTCACCAACACCAGTTTGTATTTGTGGCCCAGTTCCAATAATAATGAAGCTCCTTCATCATTCTTTCCACAATCTACTATCAAAGTGTCGCACCACTGAGTAGGCCAAAGAGAGATCACCTCCTGCATTTGGTGTTTAATAACAGACACATCAACTAACAAATATTTCGTTTTCTCAAGAGTCTCCATTGTTTGGCGAAGTTTCGCACAGCTCAACAAAGTACATCCGGTGTCTGCCACAACATTTACAACAGATTCATCCAATGGAGTTCGCTCTGAATCTCGAAACCTGACGCTGATGCGGTCCAACTGCTGCAATTTTAATGATGATAGCCGATCTACTCTATCAACTCTCGACTGCATCATATTTCGCCAGAACTCTGCAtcctctgtaatgaattcggTACCATTTCTCCACCAAGTCTCGATGTGCTGGATGAGTTCTTTGTGAATCCTATTTGTCTCATCAGAATCTGTTCCACACGCCTCGTGTATCTGTCTCTTAATTACATCGTCCAAAGCATTAACGTCAGACTGTCCATCCAAAACTTTCAGCTTATTTAGAAAAGCATTGCATGAAGACACATAAtccaatttctctaaaatttcttCAAGAGTCTGTTTCGAAGGATGATTTTTCAGATTCTCTAATAAGCTCACGAGGTCAGCTCTCGTAACAGAATTCAATAGTGCACTTATCTCCTGTAATATGGCAGGCTGAAGCATGACATTTTCTCCATTCCTGCAATGAATACTATCTAATGATTGCTTGCAATACTGATATTCCTTCAAGAGTGACATTACGAATTCGTCCTCTTCATTGTTTTCACTAAAGCTGAAGACATAGCCGTTACTTCCTCCAGAGTTATGAATGTCATCCTTGAGGAAGTGTCCATGATGGAGCTCTCGCTTTGTCCTAAACACTGAGTTGGTGTACAACAAGAAAGTGCAGTGCTCGAAGTCGCCACCAAGAATGGGATGTCTACTGTTGGCTGCAGAGAACTGTTGCTTTATGGTGTGGTAAGATTGAAGATACCTGATGAGGTCGAAAGCTGATGTTGACCGTGCAAAAATTTCCATCGATTGTACAGATTTCCTCTTGTGTTTCAGCTGGAGGAAGCTAGTCTTCCACACATTGTCTTGTTTATGTTGAAATATGACGTCATCAAATACACCACAGTGATTCATATTCGAAGCAATGCGGAAGTTCTGGCACATGTTGAGACCTCGAAGGAAAAGAAATGCCAAAATCTCCACCTCGAATTTCTGACCTGCTCCATCAGTCACCCCATCTCTCTTCTCGAAGCAATTCATGTTCGTCTGCCTGTAAACCGTAAAACGGAGTGAATCCAGTATAGAAATTTGAAACTGAAGAATGAAGCttttatgaaataaagaaagatgcACAGATGTTcgtgttaattttaaaatattgccgACATTCGTGTTTCTAAGAAAGATAATTTCCCAGAAACAACTGATATTTAAATCACGCATAACTCACTGTGTTCAGTAGCAAGAAGGATTGTAGAGAGGTGCTATCTTTCTGTATTGGAAAACACTTATAGAGAGCTTATACCGTACGTACTCCgctacatattttgttaataggaTAAGTAACACAGTATTTAATTTCGTAGTCTGTTAAGGATTAGTGTAAAATAAGAGAGATACAGCAGTTTTTATATAAACCCTTCTAATGTAGTGATGACGTTCTGGAAGGTGATTCCTATCACGGGGATATATGATAAGAAAGAAGCTGTAATTTATGATTGgaattaattttgttactaaatTATGCTCCTTTACCTAATGTTTGTTATGTTGTATGTTAAATTCAATAATGCAGGTATATGGAAAGAAGGTGGGACCGACAAGAAAGTGCAATTACAACCTAGTGTACCTTTGTAATGCAATAAAAGTTGTAAAATCAGGAATATTATGGATTAGAGAGGCTTCAGAAATATAAGGGATTTCCTACATGACAATGATTGATAAATTAAggtatgaaacattattttgttattgtaaaattatccttaaaaaaaagaataagatATTTAATTAGTAGAGTGAACAGAAAAATAGGAGAGGACTTGTATGAGATTAGCTTTCTTCGAAAGAAAGTGGAAGAGTGTCGTAACATTTTTGTACATCCTGACACTGGTGATTTCGCAGAAGTAAAAGGGCAATTACTTCGAAAGATGGTGTGACAAACTTTGCGACATGggaaatgtattgtttaatattgaagctaTGATATTGAATAAGTTAAATTAAGAAATTTCATCATCAATAATGTGTCATTCATTATcttcttataattatattttaccataaatattaaaatattctttagATACCTTTCTTAAACATAAATTAGTGACAGTTTTCACACATTCAGTTGTATGTATCCGAATTTAAATCACAAAATAATGTGAGATCGAATTCACCCCATCTATTGCAGTAACACTGATAAGCaataacaatttataaaaatgaaattgaaaacagTGGaggataataaatttattatattcgaTAGGCAGGATGCTAAAAACTAAAGGTtataaaattaaatcagcactCTGCTAGAATATAACCttattacgagaggggttcggctgGTGCCGTGGATCGTGttctggcatagctcagttggaaaaagtgctcagcgcgcagagctgagaggtcctgggttcgattcccggtgccggtacgaatttttctcgtattaaatagtaatataacCTTATATGTTTAATACTTAGAACTGAAAATTTTGATCGGACTCACACCATAATAAGGATTGTGTTAATGTATTATTCATATCACACTTAGTAAAATGAAGTGAAGAGAGTATTCGTATAACAGTTAAGACCCTAATTGGGAAACAGAAATAGGAAACTTATAAAACCCATGATTTAAGAGCAATTGAATGGTCCAGAAATAGTCTTAAAACCGAGTAAAGTGCTTTCAAGTTTTTCATGTTACTGTTGAGAGAAACattgtataggtctcgcaagcagggaataccgacggaaggtatgcaaatgaaacaatgcgataaggaggAGCGGGCaataggaaaggtcacgagatagcttcaATGATATTCAAGATACAGTTGGAAGAGAAATGAtctcgatagaatcagtcttgcgttgtgatagttacattacgactttagtttgttccattgcatgtgaatatgtgtcttgtattgcacggtatcattatttcattcgtaaacatatgttgcgcgtttaattagcttcgaatttttctctgctatgttctttatttccatagtgatgtcctcatttgttcatcttcttgtaagagacagtacttccatcggcccgtacctctcactccccttggcgtgcctacatacacatgtcaaaacagacagtaacaccATCACTGATTTTTGGCAATCATTCCTTGTGCGAGctataacagtagcagtagcagtagcagtagcagtggtaacCGTATTAGCATAGTAACTTTAAGACATAACAGGATGTTTTGGTGTTGTGTCACTTTATCTTGGATGAATATAAAATAGGCATGGTCATGTGTTATGAATTATACAAGATAATGACAAAAATTTTAGCTGGATCCTGGTATCTGTGTAACTCAAAATCTGTCAGAATAAATTGTGATACCACTAAATATCATTCGGATATTAATTGACAGAAATGTAGGAGCAATTAATTCAACGAATAcgtaataataatgtcaatactggacaagttatttatgtatataatctaGCGAGtgaaatacaacaacaacaaaaataaaaatctgtttaaatgtatGGCCCTCATAACCGAGAAACAAATACTGTTGACTACTGTATACAGGCCCACGTCACAAAAATTATTTATGGTAAgaagaaatattatattacaaataggTTCATTAAACATTCTGTTTAATACAGAGTATCCCACCAAAAGCCCGTTCATTAAATTTCAGGGATAGTTGAagaggacaaaacaaaaattttccgTCAAACAACTTAGGTTGGCATCACATATTTAGCCCACTGGAGAACTTTTGAGTTGGGAGCACTGTGTCACATAAAGCTCGTCAACCTTCTGGATAGAGCTGTAGCCTGCCCACTCTGGGCACAATTAGAGGACATGTTCAAAGTGAATACCATTGAACTGTGAGCAGAGCAACAAAGTATTGTCTGTCAGACTATCTCAAAGATTCTAGTAATATGTATCGAGTTCATTGCAGACAAAATGTTTCTTAGGTCCTACTCATCATTTACAGGAGTGGTGTACACTAACATAAACATATGGCACCATAGAAGTAAGTCGAAACTAgtgaggtcaggagatcttgaTGGCCAAGTAATATGTCCGCCACAACCAATCCACCTGTCTGTAATGCACGATCGTTATGTGTGAAACGTTCTATGTGGTCATCTTGCTGCAACAGCATGAGTTTTCCTTAACATCAAGGGGAGAAAGTTTCCTGGAGAAATTGGAGGTAGGTTTCGCAGTTAAGTCGGATTGACGAATTTCGTGGAGAAAATGGAAGTTGGATTCATCAGTTttaatgattagaagttgtgcactgccacctCTACtgatcccgaggtagaaattttaaacgaaaatTTCTGACTCCGCTGGGAATCGAACGTGGGCCAGCTAGTCTGGTGTCaggcacgctaccacagagctaactcagcaGACTGACATTaatgttaaagcatgtataaaaCAATActtataaaaacaactgaactgCTGTACCGGTACTGACAGTATTCTTGGACATCTAcatattctaattttattttgcttAATATCAGAAACAAGGTCTTTCCTATCAATGCACTCTGTACTATATTTACATTTCCCAATTGGAGTGTTAAATATAAGGCTTCTATGAGTTTTTAAAAATCCCAAACTTGTGCTTGTCTAAAGCTCCAAAGCTTTCAGGGGTTGTTAAAAAGTGTGAattacagtttttgtcaattatcgGTAATAGCATAGTAGCTAAGtgtatttacctatttttttatgattgttgaactgaatttaatgtataataatgatatttctattctattgatgcatcactttttatttttaataaaatcagtGATATTACCTTCCAATTAATCATTTTGGCGTCATTAAACTTGTAATAACAGGATTTGCAGTACATTTAATTACAGGTTAAGTGGCATTTGAAATTAGTGCCAGTTCTCAAGTACAATTCTGTGCTTTCTATATCGTtcctttgtttaaatttatttaaatttaaggtGTCAGACATGCAATAACGTgcatctttttatttaatatcagGTACATATTTTGTgatgtgtttatttgtttttctaaGTTAATAGTTATAGTGAACATGTAGTTATAGTTATTCGTCACCAGTAGCGCTAGTGATGCTCAGCTAACATGTTGTTATAGCCATATTAACACACAGTTTCCTTACTGTATGAGTACCTATACTGTGACTTCACCATGTGTTGATGAACACTGTTGGAAAGTGTGAACTTGTTTAGAAACAGAAGGAGGCAGATGACACATAAGGTAAGTTCTACTTCACGAGAAAACAACGTCGCAAATCCTCGGCTTATGGAAAGATTTAACATTCCATCGGTAGCATGTGTATAATATTGATACAAGTGTTCTTTCTTCTACcgccaatttttaaatttccatactTGTGACTTTATTGTTACAATACCTTCCTATCTTCATACTTACTACAAGCCAGTGTTGCTAAACTGCTTTAGCTGTTAGGCTGTGTGAGACTGCAAGCATTTTGTATTAGATGCGACATACAGTGGACCAGAACCAGAGGCAAGTGTATAATTTAGAAGATCCAGGCAATTTAAAAGTTGTCCCAAATTCAATCTAAGACAAGGTAGAGGATGAAAATCACGCATTAAAAGAAGATTTTCAAGATGAAGATGACAGAGATGCGGAAGGTGAACCAAACGAAGAAAGGATGGGTAATTCTGTTCTGAGGTGAATGGAATTGATGAAGAACCTGAAGTGAACAGTAACTTGATGAGGAAGCAGGACCAGCTATGAGAGAAAAAAATTCCACTCCATCTGTAAAGCATCATTGCTGCATCTTGTGTTACACATCTCGAAAGACAAGGCTAACTAAGACCATTTGCAAGAATTGAAAACGATGTATCTGTGGCGATCATACAGCCGCAGTCCATACAGAAAGTTAGCCTCGACTTCAAGAAAAAGAAGATTGCTTGAGTGATGACTGATAATGTAATGGACGGCATAAAACTGACATATTTCAGGTTTCTCTGAGTAGGCTACACTTTACTTTTGTGTTTATTCTATATCTAGTAGTTTGTATTCTTTATATCATTTCTGAATATTTGCctcaaattttacaataaaattggtACTAGTAACGAAAGTTATGTGGTGAATCTCTTATTGTGCAATTTATTTACAGTTATActtgatattttgaaataaaaaatcaatgATAAAAAGAACATTGCAATCACTAAAATATGTCCATGTATCATTTTGATACACTGCAACCGATGCAACataaaattaatcagttgtagttaatattaattattattttgttaatgcaaactcatactaaaaattccgacaatatattttctctctcggattatgcttacttaaaagcacaatagtatcgTTATTGTCTAACTGTAACCCAGGTATTATAGGGAAAATCTTTACACAaatacttcagaaagagatggagatatgaggacagtgacctagtctacctctattgaaagttgaaacacaatgctaAACCCTTATTAGGTTT
It encodes:
- the LOC138703418 gene encoding uncharacterized protein isoform X3; amino-acid sequence: MNCFEKRDGVTDGAGQKFEVEILAFLFLRGLNMCQNFRIASNMNHCGVFDDVIFQHKQDNVWKTSFLQLKHKRKSVQSMEIFARSTSAFDLIRYLQSYHTIKQQFSAANSRHPILGGDFEHCTFLLYTNSVFRTKRELHHGHFLKDDIHNSGGSNGYVFSFSENNEEDEFVMSLLKEYQYCKQSLDSIHCRNGENVMLQPAILQEISALLNSVTRADLVSLLENLKNHPSKQTLEEILEKLDYVSSCNAFLNKLKVLDGQSDVNALDDVIKRQIHEACGTDSDETNRIHKELIQHIETWWRNGTEFITEDAEFWRNMMQSRVDRVDRLSSLKLQQLDRISVRFRDSERTPLDESVVNVVADTGCTLLSCAKLRQTMETLEKTKYLLVDVSVIKHQMQEVISLWPTQWCDTLIVDCGKNDEGASLLLELGHKYKLVLVTSSVIPDAKCVHFDTCGYMQMNETTQRVLLERRIIFQGYEVLLKNVTENDVELLSTVNAEIVLNLLEGVHCVEVGKALKKPSYYYIKRGIRPHLATSSPFSIPASLWCLQDRIILISADPGVGKTTFIEQISLQSKETYPTFWVVRVKLNEHSAALNELSESVCSLEQALEFLWKVAGKKHNSDFERKIFWHSFHRSGKCAVLFDAFDEINPTFTTKTLNLIEAVSKSKVGKLCVAFRPVVQEMLESLLDVSSFILNPLLRTEQKELLQAHWAHCANPSKIRKLFSELSEEEIKAIRDIGMRSFNGGDSLEKLEYFCERILSSTSSKVSHDFWSVPLHITLLAVVFESNLVVSMNDVGMYISNEFDIIDLYRKFVEKKLNIYCNEKKEEETKTSATIDDNEILKELFMENHKFSGVAALVPANLLHELHNKELVSKMAAFLKRIEEGKEKRGVVVQVIAGKPHFVHRTLAEYFAAIWFSENYHDNGHVLEVVYFSDTNEVFREMFDRILSENCPLIQHILNRNAEGILSVASTDINKVDAGGRTALHISSIYESYSFDSVSPLPSCTLMGIFLSYDVSLTAVDQVFGFTPIQYADRVGNNIVLGEMFQSYDFNLDDIHLATSCQHVNPSCGCITGYKDLDSMLLDAVYYGNFDLVLRLLNSGADVNSQNKRGETPLQLAVESRNFEIVRILLEECGADFTVCNKWGESAIDLARKQTMDAKRNKLPAIKRCLLYYSERDFVLLPYRNWYSFQSYYSAQFATLKYSSDVCNYPSMHRYLFVESMEHKIDILILKYLENFQLSMLKPLIL